The Streptomyces xanthii genome has a segment encoding these proteins:
- a CDS encoding HAD family hydrolase, with the protein MPVKGCMFDFSGTLFHLESAEEWLTAVLAEARVSAAADEVRHWAGRLREVGAVPGGPAPRSVGPELERLWRERDLDADRHRQAYTGLLRATGLPWPELTDALYARHMTAPAWQPYPDTAEVLATLHGAGVDIAVVSNIGWDLRPVFRAHGLDRYVDAFVLSYEHGVQKPDPELFRTALDLLDLHGADTAMVGDDRVADAGAAAVGAAVHFVDAVPVTARPDALRRLLPVLR; encoded by the coding sequence ATGCCCGTCAAAGGCTGCATGTTCGACTTCTCAGGAACGCTCTTCCATCTGGAGAGCGCCGAGGAATGGCTCACCGCCGTACTCGCCGAGGCCCGCGTGAGCGCCGCGGCCGACGAGGTGCGGCACTGGGCCGGGCGGCTGCGCGAGGTCGGAGCGGTCCCCGGCGGCCCGGCCCCCCGCAGCGTCGGCCCCGAGCTGGAGCGGCTGTGGCGGGAGCGGGACCTGGACGCCGACCGGCACCGGCAGGCGTACACGGGACTCCTGCGGGCGACGGGACTGCCCTGGCCGGAGCTGACCGACGCGCTCTACGCACGGCACATGACCGCGCCGGCCTGGCAACCCTATCCGGACACCGCCGAGGTCCTCGCGACCCTGCACGGTGCCGGTGTGGACATCGCGGTGGTCAGCAACATCGGCTGGGACCTGCGCCCCGTCTTCCGCGCGCACGGCCTGGACCGATACGTGGACGCCTTCGTGCTCTCGTACGAGCACGGCGTGCAGAAGCCGGACCCCGAGCTCTTCCGCACCGCCCTCGACCTCCTCGATCTGCACGGAGCCGACACCGCCATGGTCGGCGACGACCGGGTCGCCGACGCCGGGGCGGCCGCGGTCGGCGCCGCCGTGCACTTCGTCGACGCCGTGCCCGTCACAGCCCGGCCCGACGCCCTGCGCCGCCTGCTGCCCGTACTGCGCTGA
- a CDS encoding glycosyltransferase, translated as MPAIRPTDPLVLARAAADSLVVAADPESRRSCVFFWEKYRPLLRDVEQAARRLTEPRLRSLAQELLDRPEDPARHRTLVGALSAADPHAPATAALFDAAWRAERDNRLGHHLGERYHAGTARPVTLDELRTTRPRHAPAAAPDAPVLIVIPFRDRDTDGVRARNLVACLLSLGDQSFPRDRFRVTVVESDAHPRWREVVAPYADDYLFAPKPDTFNKSWAVNAGVTHTGAQAEVICILDADVLTDRDFVARNVDRLRRRGTGGHLTYRDMLGMTAESTAHAVRRRVLDGAAQADPQDVRGFVVRRPPGACVWVRAGVFRQIGGMDERYEGWGGEDTDFAYRMDFAAAFDAYADPLLHMNHPPAAVLREDGELVNAHIPWLSWDPQQPIGRLDRFAPAPL; from the coding sequence ATGCCCGCCATCCGACCCACTGATCCCCTCGTCCTCGCCCGCGCGGCGGCCGACAGTCTGGTCGTCGCCGCGGACCCCGAATCCCGCCGCAGCTGCGTCTTCTTCTGGGAGAAGTACCGCCCCCTGCTGCGGGACGTGGAGCAGGCCGCGCGCCGGCTCACCGAGCCCCGACTGCGCTCGCTCGCCCAGGAGTTGCTCGACCGACCCGAGGACCCGGCGCGCCACCGTACCCTCGTCGGCGCGCTCAGCGCGGCCGACCCGCACGCACCCGCGACGGCCGCCCTGTTCGACGCGGCCTGGCGGGCCGAGCGGGACAACCGCCTCGGACACCACCTCGGCGAGCGCTACCACGCGGGCACCGCACGCCCGGTCACCCTCGACGAACTGCGCACGACGCGGCCACGGCACGCGCCCGCCGCCGCGCCGGACGCCCCCGTCCTCATCGTGATCCCCTTCCGCGACCGGGACACCGACGGCGTCCGCGCGCGCAACCTGGTCGCCTGTCTCCTGTCGCTCGGCGACCAGTCCTTCCCCCGCGACCGGTTCCGGGTCACCGTGGTGGAGTCCGACGCGCACCCGCGCTGGCGGGAGGTCGTCGCCCCGTACGCCGACGACTACCTCTTCGCGCCCAAGCCGGACACGTTCAACAAGTCCTGGGCGGTCAACGCCGGCGTGACGCACACCGGTGCACAGGCCGAGGTGATCTGCATCCTGGACGCCGACGTGCTCACCGACCGCGACTTCGTGGCCCGCAACGTGGACCGCCTGCGCCGCCGCGGCACCGGCGGACACCTCACCTACCGGGACATGCTCGGCATGACGGCGGAGTCCACCGCACACGCCGTGCGCCGGCGCGTCCTCGACGGTGCCGCCCAGGCCGACCCGCAGGACGTGCGCGGCTTCGTGGTGCGCCGGCCTCCGGGGGCCTGCGTCTGGGTGCGGGCGGGGGTCTTCCGGCAGATCGGCGGCATGGACGAGCGGTACGAGGGCTGGGGCGGCGAGGACACCGACTTCGCGTACCGGATGGACTTCGCGGCCGCCTTCGACGCCTACGCGGACCCGCTGCTGCACATGAACCATCCGCCGGCCGCCGTCCTGCGCGAGGACGGCGAACTCGTCAACGCCCACATCCCCTGGCTGAGCTGGGATCCGCAGCAGCCCATCGGCCGCCTGGACCGCTTCGCGCCCGCCCCGCTCTGA
- a CDS encoding MFS transporter, with protein MVPAPASPPSPARLRAARAGLTAVFFVNGVLFGTWASRVPAVKEQVGAGNGVLGLTLLGIALGALLAKQLAGQLVTRTGTVPVTRAGAALSCLLLLPPAFVDGAAGLGIALLLFGAGMGLLDLGMNAHGVELERLRGRPVMSSLHASFSAGGLVGALAGGLAAAHDLSPRAHFALVTVVLGALAALATTRLLPSPARPARAQAVPRTWVRVPRRLRFPLTLLAFTGLCAAAGEGAAADWSALYLHGELGRSTGFASLGYALFSVAMAVGRLAGDGLTARWGALRTVVWAAAPAGTVFALALASGDATLALIGYTVLGLGLSVVVPVVFSTAGTLGGTAFGPSLTYVSSINGIGMLMGPPLIGFVAEAIGLRPALGLVSVLAVLSAVLMTAFAGRAAPQAAGLAAPAHDHATKDAHPEEDVMNGDSDARHPTH; from the coding sequence ATGGTCCCCGCCCCAGCATCCCCTCCGAGTCCCGCCCGGCTGCGCGCCGCCCGCGCCGGACTCACCGCGGTCTTCTTCGTCAACGGCGTCCTGTTCGGCACCTGGGCCTCCCGGGTCCCCGCCGTCAAGGAACAGGTCGGCGCGGGCAACGGCGTGCTCGGCCTGACACTGCTGGGCATCGCGCTGGGCGCGCTGCTCGCCAAACAGCTCGCGGGCCAGCTGGTCACCCGGACGGGAACCGTCCCCGTCACCCGGGCCGGAGCCGCGCTGTCCTGCCTGCTGCTGCTCCCGCCGGCGTTCGTGGACGGAGCGGCGGGGCTCGGGATCGCACTCCTGCTGTTCGGGGCGGGCATGGGGCTCCTCGACCTCGGGATGAACGCCCACGGCGTCGAACTGGAGCGACTGCGCGGACGCCCGGTCATGTCGTCGCTGCACGCCTCCTTCAGCGCCGGCGGGCTCGTCGGTGCGCTCGCCGGCGGGCTGGCCGCGGCGCACGACCTCAGCCCCCGCGCCCACTTCGCGCTGGTGACCGTCGTGCTCGGGGCCCTGGCTGCCCTCGCCACAACGCGCCTGCTGCCATCCCCCGCCCGCCCGGCGCGCGCTCAGGCGGTTCCCCGTACGTGGGTCCGGGTGCCGCGCCGGCTCCGCTTCCCCCTCACGCTGCTGGCCTTCACGGGACTGTGCGCGGCCGCCGGTGAAGGAGCCGCCGCGGACTGGAGCGCCCTGTACCTGCACGGGGAACTGGGACGCTCGACCGGGTTCGCCTCCCTCGGCTACGCCCTGTTCTCGGTGGCCATGGCGGTGGGCCGACTGGCCGGGGACGGCCTCACGGCCCGATGGGGCGCCCTGCGCACTGTCGTGTGGGCCGCCGCACCGGCCGGGACGGTCTTCGCCCTGGCGCTCGCCTCCGGTGACGCGACCCTCGCCCTGATCGGGTACACCGTGCTGGGACTCGGGCTGTCCGTGGTCGTGCCCGTCGTCTTCTCCACCGCGGGCACCCTCGGCGGAACGGCGTTCGGCCCGTCCCTCACCTACGTCTCCAGCATCAACGGCATCGGCATGCTCATGGGGCCGCCGCTCATCGGGTTCGTCGCCGAAGCGATCGGGCTGCGCCCGGCCCTCGGCCTGGTGAGCGTGCTCGCCGTGCTGTCCGCGGTCCTCATGACCGCCTTCGCCGGACGAGCCGCGCCACAAGCGGCCGGCCTCGCGGCTCCTGCGCACGACCACGCCACGAAGGACGCACATCCCGAGGAAGACGTCATGAACGGAGACAGCGATGCCCGCCATCCGACCCACTGA
- a CDS encoding aspartate aminotransferase family protein, whose amino-acid sequence MNVPTRLPACAYPEPADRPAHRVPSVRGPLPGPRSAELLARQELRESNARTYPRHLPLAIRRAQGSFLEDLDGNVFLDFLSGAGVLPLGHNPPEPLAAAHRQLDELVHGLDFPTPVKDEFTELTLGMLPERMRTRTKIHFCGPTGANAVEAALKLCKTATGRTDVVTFQGGFHGSSLATLSVTGLVAQQAGVGGRMPGVHFFPYAHCHRCPLGLRRDTCAVNCAGLLERSLTDPNGGIPLPAAVVLELVQGEGGVIPADPEFVRRLRAVTRELDIPLIVDEVQTGCGRTGSWFAFEQYGIEPDVVVASKALSGLGLPAAVILYDERLDVWQPGAHSGTFRGNQAAFAAGVATLKVFRRDGVLANVRERSAQLFDRLAELRALTPRVSDVRGLGLMIGVELADPGTGRPESELARRVQRAALHRGLVIELGGRDDAVLRLLPPLTCTAAEAGIAADILHAALSEALASPS is encoded by the coding sequence ATGAACGTGCCCACCCGCCTGCCCGCCTGCGCCTACCCGGAGCCGGCCGACCGGCCGGCCCACCGGGTGCCGTCCGTGCGCGGCCCGCTCCCCGGCCCTCGCAGTGCCGAACTCCTCGCCCGGCAGGAGCTGCGCGAGTCCAACGCCCGCACCTATCCCCGGCACCTGCCCCTGGCGATCCGGCGGGCGCAGGGCAGCTTCCTGGAGGACCTGGACGGCAACGTGTTCCTGGACTTCCTCAGCGGAGCGGGCGTCCTCCCGCTGGGGCACAACCCGCCCGAGCCCCTCGCCGCCGCCCACCGCCAGCTGGACGAGTTGGTCCACGGCCTGGACTTCCCCACCCCCGTCAAGGACGAGTTCACCGAGCTGACGCTCGGGATGCTCCCCGAGCGGATGCGCACCCGCACCAAGATCCACTTCTGCGGGCCGACCGGAGCCAACGCCGTCGAGGCCGCGCTGAAACTGTGCAAGACGGCCACCGGGCGCACGGACGTGGTCACCTTCCAGGGCGGCTTCCACGGCAGCTCGCTCGCCACCCTGTCGGTCACCGGGCTGGTCGCGCAACAGGCCGGTGTCGGGGGCCGGATGCCGGGCGTGCACTTCTTCCCGTACGCGCACTGCCACCGCTGCCCGCTCGGTCTGCGCAGGGACACCTGCGCCGTCAACTGCGCAGGCCTGCTGGAGCGTTCCCTCACCGACCCCAACGGAGGCATACCGCTGCCCGCGGCAGTCGTCCTCGAACTCGTCCAGGGCGAGGGCGGAGTCATCCCCGCCGATCCCGAGTTCGTGCGGCGCCTGCGCGCCGTGACGCGGGAACTGGACATCCCGCTGATCGTGGACGAGGTGCAGACCGGCTGCGGACGGACCGGCAGCTGGTTCGCCTTCGAGCAGTACGGGATCGAACCCGACGTGGTCGTCGCCTCGAAAGCGCTCAGCGGACTGGGGCTGCCCGCCGCGGTGATCCTCTACGACGAGCGCCTCGACGTGTGGCAGCCCGGCGCGCACAGCGGCACCTTCCGCGGCAACCAAGCCGCCTTCGCCGCGGGCGTCGCGACCCTGAAGGTGTTCCGCCGGGACGGGGTGCTCGCCAACGTGCGCGAGCGCTCCGCCCAGCTCTTCGACCGGCTGGCCGAGCTGCGCGCACTCACGCCCCGGGTGAGCGACGTCCGAGGCCTCGGCCTGATGATCGGTGTCGAGCTCGCCGACCCCGGCACCGGCCGGCCCGAGTCCGAACTGGCGCGCCGGGTACAGCGGGCGGCGCTGCACCGCGGCCTCGTCATCGAACTCGGCGGCCGGGACGACGCGGTGCTGCGTCTGCTGCCTCCGCTCACCTGCACCGCCGCCGAGGCCGGCATCGCGGCGGACATCCTGCACGCCGCCCTGTCCGAGGCCCTCGCCTCACCGTCCTGA